In a genomic window of Aestuariirhabdus haliotis:
- a CDS encoding polysaccharide deacetylase family protein encodes MNWIVRGANLLAGALLAVSTGLMASEPNHGVVLQYHHVDDSTPHSTSTRLKDFRAHLEYIDNNGFTVWPLPRLVQALKNREPVPDRVVAITFDDAYASVYEQAFPLLKERDWPFTIFVSTEFVDAGGRLSLSWDQLREMVAANAVVGNHTVTHLHMPRLLEGEDEATRTQRLREEIEQAQARIDAELGEQPRLFAYPYGEVDPQTQQLVETLGYAAFGQQSGAMGELSDFGFLPRFPSSGAYAGKDNMALKLWSLPLPVLAETPSSMILEEGDDIRPSLELQLAPGNYRAHQLACFASGQGRVPVEVDDIELDGETAVRLRARAEQDVLPGRSRYNCTAPDRRGKRFYWYSKPWLRTGYWD; translated from the coding sequence ATGAACTGGATCGTGCGCGGCGCAAACCTACTCGCGGGAGCATTGCTTGCGGTATCGACAGGACTAATGGCATCGGAGCCTAACCATGGCGTGGTGCTGCAGTATCATCATGTTGATGACAGCACACCTCATAGTACCTCGACCCGCCTGAAAGACTTTCGCGCCCATCTGGAATACATCGATAACAATGGTTTTACTGTCTGGCCCTTACCGCGTCTGGTGCAGGCGTTAAAAAACAGAGAGCCAGTTCCCGATCGGGTGGTCGCAATCACCTTCGATGATGCCTATGCCTCGGTTTATGAGCAGGCCTTTCCTTTGCTCAAGGAGCGAGACTGGCCCTTTACGATTTTTGTCAGTACCGAGTTTGTTGATGCGGGTGGCCGCCTTAGTCTGAGTTGGGACCAGTTGCGGGAAATGGTGGCTGCCAATGCGGTCGTTGGCAATCACACCGTCACCCATCTGCATATGCCTCGTTTGCTCGAGGGCGAAGACGAAGCCACCAGAACCCAACGCCTGCGAGAAGAAATTGAACAGGCGCAGGCGCGCATCGATGCCGAGCTGGGCGAGCAACCCCGGTTATTTGCTTACCCTTACGGTGAGGTGGATCCGCAGACCCAGCAGCTGGTTGAAACCCTGGGCTATGCTGCGTTTGGGCAGCAATCCGGAGCGATGGGAGAGTTGTCAGACTTTGGTTTTTTGCCTCGATTCCCTTCGTCCGGCGCCTACGCCGGGAAAGATAATATGGCGCTTAAGCTCTGGTCCTTGCCGTTGCCCGTATTGGCCGAGACGCCTTCCTCCATGATTCTCGAGGAAGGTGATGACATTCGTCCCTCGCTGGAGTTGCAGTTAGCCCCTGGCAATTATCGTGCGCACCAGTTGGCCTGTTTTGCCAGCGGCCAGGGCCGGGTTCCGGTCGAAGTCGATGACATCGAGCTCGATGGTGAGACCGCTGTAAGACTGCGCGCCCGTGCCGAGCAGGACGTGCTGCCGGGTCGTAGCCGATACAACTGCACTGCTCCGGATCGGCGGGGCAAGCGCTTTTACTGGTACTCCAAACCCTGGTTGCGAACGGGTTATTGGGATTGA
- a CDS encoding cytochrome c family protein, which produces MKLPFALALAALINLLAVTVQAAPVTLIYSSNLDGELEPCGCTESGDMGGLKRRASVLEALRKDNPELVVISAGGLLSAQMTSNPIKNRYILSAIDQLDYDVVGLQWTDLSYGFQALNSAPLPWVASNWHDEQFAKAIKIERAQASLHYFQWLDPKQSPYRQMGTGNYKTQANPETLMQALKVARQHNGTTVVGTTLTLERARQELPLELIDLLLIEARYEELGEPQLLTTGNSASTLVIQPGSRGMRLGQLDLEIATNGRIKSWQHQEIKLPPSVGDAPSMADWYSAYNEEIKRYYQQRVEQRKALRDGSSPFLGNGQCAACHSTSAALWKQSEHAKAIADLQAVGKSYDPECLACHTLGLNTEGGYLDQLSTPHLANVLCENCHGAGREHVESVGQIPPPIPRPNEANCQQCHNRSHSPEFNFPTYWDKIRHGKEATLP; this is translated from the coding sequence ATGAAGCTACCCTTTGCGCTTGCACTTGCCGCCCTGATCAACCTGCTTGCGGTAACCGTGCAAGCTGCCCCTGTCACCCTGATCTACTCGTCCAATCTCGATGGCGAACTGGAACCCTGCGGCTGCACAGAGTCCGGTGACATGGGCGGGCTCAAGCGTCGTGCCAGCGTGCTGGAAGCCCTGCGAAAAGACAATCCGGAGCTGGTGGTTATATCCGCCGGCGGGCTGCTGTCCGCCCAGATGACCAGCAACCCGATCAAGAACCGCTACATATTAAGTGCCATTGATCAACTCGACTACGACGTCGTGGGTTTGCAGTGGACCGACCTGTCCTATGGTTTCCAGGCCCTGAACTCTGCCCCGCTGCCCTGGGTGGCCAGCAACTGGCACGATGAGCAATTCGCCAAAGCCATCAAGATCGAGCGTGCACAGGCGAGTCTGCATTACTTCCAATGGCTGGATCCGAAGCAGTCTCCCTATCGCCAGATGGGTACCGGTAACTACAAAACCCAGGCCAATCCGGAAACCTTGATGCAAGCCCTTAAGGTGGCGCGCCAACACAACGGCACCACCGTTGTTGGCACCACGTTGACCCTTGAGCGGGCCCGGCAAGAGCTGCCCCTGGAATTGATTGACCTGTTGCTGATCGAAGCCCGCTATGAAGAGCTCGGCGAACCACAACTTTTAACCACCGGTAACTCAGCCAGCACCCTGGTCATTCAGCCGGGCTCTCGAGGCATGCGCCTGGGCCAACTCGATCTGGAGATCGCAACAAACGGACGCATAAAGAGCTGGCAACATCAGGAGATCAAACTTCCCCCCAGTGTCGGGGACGCGCCTTCGATGGCTGACTGGTACAGCGCCTATAACGAAGAGATCAAGCGCTATTACCAGCAACGTGTTGAGCAAAGAAAGGCGTTAAGGGACGGGTCGAGTCCGTTTCTGGGTAATGGTCAATGCGCTGCCTGCCACAGCACCAGTGCGGCTCTCTGGAAACAGAGCGAACATGCCAAGGCCATCGCCGACCTGCAAGCCGTGGGTAAATCCTACGATCCGGAATGTCTCGCCTGCCATACATTGGGGCTCAACACCGAGGGGGGCTATCTGGACCAACTGAGCACACCTCATTTGGCCAACGTGCTCTGTGAAAACTGCCACGGCGCGGGTCGCGAACACGTCGAATCGGTGGGGCAAATTCCGCCTCCGATCCCCAGACCCAATGAGGCGAACTGCCAGCAGTGCCATAACCGTTCTCACAGCCCCGAATTCAATTTTCCGACCTATTGGGACAAAATCCGCCACGGTAAGGAAGCCACTCTGCCTTAA
- a CDS encoding FMN-dependent NADH-azoreductase has translation MSNVLVINSSLRREGANSTALTENFLARWRQHHPDDQIQQRDMASQPIPHLDEAMVGAFFTPEDQRSVEQQTLVARSDALVQELKESDVLVLGVPMYNFGIPSTLKAWIDHIARAGLTFRYTEQGPEGLLKGKKAYVLAARGGQYQGTAADTQTAYLKDVLAFIGITDVQFIYAEGLNMGDDQFARGFSRAEQQLDALAI, from the coding sequence ATGTCGAATGTACTGGTAATCAATAGCAGTCTGCGCCGCGAAGGCGCCAATTCAACCGCACTGACCGAAAACTTCCTGGCGCGCTGGCGCCAGCACCACCCCGATGATCAGATTCAGCAGCGTGATATGGCGAGCCAGCCAATCCCGCATCTGGATGAAGCCATGGTAGGTGCTTTTTTTACCCCGGAAGATCAGCGCAGTGTTGAACAGCAGACGCTGGTGGCCCGCTCCGATGCCCTGGTACAGGAGCTGAAAGAGAGCGATGTTCTGGTGCTGGGGGTGCCGATGTACAACTTCGGCATTCCTTCCACCTTGAAAGCCTGGATCGACCATATCGCACGAGCCGGTCTGACTTTTCGTTATACCGAGCAGGGTCCCGAGGGTTTGCTGAAGGGCAAAAAGGCTTACGTGTTGGCCGCCCGAGGCGGGCAGTATCAGGGCACGGCGGCGGATACCCAAACGGCTTACCTGAAAGATGTACTGGCCTTTATCGGCATCACCGATGTTCAGTTTATCTACGCCGAAGGGCTCAATATGGGCGACGACCAGTTTGCCCGGGGATTCAGTCGTGCCGAGCAACAGCTGGATGCACTGGCGATCTAA